A part of Chanodichthys erythropterus isolate Z2021 chromosome 4, ASM2448905v1, whole genome shotgun sequence genomic DNA contains:
- the LOC137018412 gene encoding acyl-coenzyme A thioesterase 5-like, whose product MFSVLKYVFTPFARNALAKMHYSSGVSIRLLPSYKCSFEDPVHVTVSGLNPQQRVDLRSKITDENGLVFKASATYKADGSGQVDLNRDPSLGGSFTGVEPMGLFWALKADVVSCKFALTDVTRPALVDIECVSDDKVIAKVTNERHCMTDGVRRIPVTEGRIRGTLFMPPGKGPFPGILDTHVFRGWPFELRAALLAKRGFAVFALAYQGYQDLPKKADRFHLEYFEEGIDFLRQQPEVKDQKIGLVSTSKSGDLALSMATFLPGISATISINGCNANTMVPLYYKDICVPPLMFDVKRSKMTPSGLVDIGDTMNDPMSKEGLPSVIPIERASGNFMFIITEADRNWPSAYYAKLACDRLEAHGKHNYELVRYEKAGHLIEVPYMPFCLANYHGVANQVVLFGGEPKAHSEAQLDAWARMVNFLKKHLAAAEHNCRSML is encoded by the exons ATGTTTTCGGTGCTGAAATATGTATTTACCCCTTTCGCAAGAAACGCTCTTGCAAAAATGCACTACAGTTCGGGGGTCAGCATTAGGCTTCTGCCCAGTTATAAGTGCTCTTTTGAAGACCCAGTGCACGTGACCGTGAGTGGCTTAAATCCACAACAGCGCGTGGATCTGCGCTCTAAAATCACCGATGAAAATGGACTTGTGTTCAAGGCTTCGGCCACCTACAAAGCTGACGGCAGTGGTCAAGTTGACCTCAACCGAGACCCTTCTCTTGGTGGAAGCTTTACCGGAGTTGAACCAATGGGCTTATTCTGGGCACTAAAAGCAGACGTCGTAAGCTGCAAGTTTGCCCTAACAGACGTGACGCGCCCTGCTCTCGTTGACATTGAATGTGTCAGTGACGATAAAGTCATCGCCAAAGTAACAAATGAGAGACACTGCATGACCGATGGTGTACGGAGAATTCCTGTAACCGAAGGCAGGATCAGGGGAACTCTTTTTATGCCACCTG gTAAAGGACCATTTCCTGGGATTTTGGATACACATGTGTTTAGAGGATGGCCTTTTGAGTTGAGGGCGGctctgctggcaaaaagaggCTTTGCCGTTTTTGCCTTGGCATACCAGGGTTACCAAGATTTACCCAAAAAAGCTGACAGATTTCACCTCGAGTACTTTGAAGAAGGTATAGATTTCCTGCGACAACAGCCAGAG gtCAAAGATCAAAAAATTGGTCTAGTGTCCACATCAAAGAGTGGAGATCTCGCTTTGTCAATGGCAACATTCCTGCCTGGTATATCGGCCACTATTTCGATCAATGGATGCAATGCCAATACTATGGTCCCGCTCTACTACAAAGACATCTGTGTTCCACCCCTCATGTTCGACGTTAAGAGATCAAAAATGACACCGTCAGGCCTTGTTGATATTGGGGATACCATGAATGACCCAATGTCCAAAGAAGGCCTTCCTAGCGTTATTCCCATTGAGCGTGCTTCTGGTAACTTCATGTTCATAATAACAGAAGCTGACAGGAATTGGCCAAGTGCCTATTATGCAAAACTTGCATGTGACAGACTCGAAGCACACGGGAAACATAACTATGAGCTAGTGAGGTATGAAAAAGCGGGTCACCTTATTGAGGTGCCTTATATGCCCTTTTGTCTCGCTAATTATCATGGCGTAGCTAACCAGGTGGTTTTGTTTGGTGGGGAACCTAAGGCTCATTCAGAAGCACAGTTGGATGCATGGGCGAGGATGGTGAATTTTCTCAAAAAACACTTAGCGGCTGCTGAGCACAACTGCAGATCTATGCTGTAA